The Tenebrio molitor chromosome 3, icTenMoli1.1, whole genome shotgun sequence genome contains a region encoding:
- the LOC138125507 gene encoding phospholipase A1, which produces MRLLCVVVIISFLAPDAVDGIWNIFDIKYWRCVMKNTDICPDKDIRFYMYTRESGTRRLRIDIRNHVSLEYSGFDPVKKNVIIIHGFNGTEAKTPMTILRNAYLSRTDYNIFTVDWKPLARFPCYLSALSNMKLVSQCTAKLYAFIMDHGGDARETTCVGHSLGAHICGMISNHLDLKQHKIVGLDPARPLINRYGDKYFRLTRDDAHQVQIIHTNAGVLGEVNQVGHVDFCVNGGTMQPGCKGHILRRSRCSHFQSACFFAVTVRDKNAHLGRPCTTICPKKVSDWGYLPGRPIPMGEDTPFGVKGMYCVDTHSNSDCPFE; this is translated from the exons atgagacTTTTGTGCGTTGTAGTGATCATCAGTTTTTTGGCACCGG ATGCCGTCGATGGTATATGGAACATATTCGATATCAAATATTGGAGGTGCGTCATGAAAAACACTGATATATGTCCGGATAAGGATATCAGATTCTACATGTACACCCG CGAATCGGGCACCAGAAGACTGAGGATAGACATAAGAAACCATGTCTCGTTGGAATACTCCGGCTTCGATCCGGTCAAGAAGAACGTCATCATCATTCACGGCTTCAACGGCACCGAGGCGAAAACCCCCATGACGATCCTGAGGAACG CGTATTTGTCTCGGACCGATTACAACATCTTCACGGTCGACTGGAAGCCCCTCGCGCGGTTTCCTTGCTACCTCTCTGCCTTATCAAACATGAAACTAGTCAGCCAGTGCACCGCTAAATTGTACGCTTTCATAATGGACCACGGAGGCGACGCCCGGGAAACGACTTGCGTCGGTCACTCTCTGGGGGCCCACATATGCGGAATGATCAGCAATCACTTGGACCTGAAGCAGCACAAGATAGTCG GATTAGATCCGGCCAGGCCCCTGATCAACCGTTACGGGGACAAGTACTTCAGACTGACCAGAGACGATGCCCATCAAGTACAAATCATCCACACGAATGCGGGCGTGCTGGGGGAGGTCAATCAAGTGGGACACgtcgatttctgcgttaacgGCGGCACGATGCAGCCGGGATGCAAGGGACACATCTTGC GTCGCTCCCGGTGTAGCCATTTCCAGAGTGCTTGCTTTTTCGCCGTGACCGTCAGAGACAAGAATGCCCATCTAGGCCGGCCCTGCACCACTATTTGCCCAAAGAAGGTTTCCGATTGGGGATACTTGCCGGGACGACCCATCCCAATGGGTGAAGACACGCCGTTCGG GGTGAAGGGGATGTACTGTGTCGACACCCACTCGAATTCGGACTGTCCGTTTGAATGA
- the RabGGTb gene encoding geranylgeranyl transferase type-2 subunit beta, with product MATPIKDVILKENAPTTILFDKHIEFLRDYGKNDDNFEFGMTDYLRISGMYWGLTALELLNQTHSTSQEEIVAYVKNCQDPESGGISACFGHDPHLLHTLSAVQILAMYDKLDAIDTEGVVKYVTALQQPDGSFTGDKWGEVDTRFSFCAVATLSLLKRLDAIDVDNAVKFVESCMNFDGGFGSRPLSESHAGLIYCCLGFLSVTNRLDIVKRDVLAWWLCERQLPSGGLNGRPEKLPDVCYSWWVLSSLTLLGRLHWISGEKLKKFILACQDTESGGFSDRPGDVPDPYHSVFGLAALSLLGQPEIKTVNPTYCMPQHVIDRMQLTPQILRD from the coding sequence ATGGCAACACCAATTAAAGACgtgattttaaaagaaaatgcacCAACTACGATACTATTCGATAAACATATCGAATTCTTAAGGGACTACGGTAAAAACGATGACAACTTCGAGTTCGGTATGACGGATTACCTGCGGATATCCGGCATGTATTGGGGCCTCACCGCCCTGGAACTACTCAATCAAACACATTCCACATCTCAGGAAGAAATCGTCGCTTACGTCAAAAACTGCCAAGACCCGGAAAGCGGCGGAATCAGCGCTTGCTTTGGACACGACCCACATTTACTGCACACATTGAGCGCCGTACAAATTTTGGCCATGTATGATAAACTAGACGCAATCGATACCGAGGGAGTCGTCAAGTACGTAACGGCGCTCCAACAACCCGACGGCAGTTTTACCGGCGACAAATGGGGCGAAGTGGACACaagattttcattttgtgCAGTAGCAACCTTATCGCTGTTGAAGAGATTAGACGCGATCGACGTCGACAACGCTGTCAAGTTTGTCGAGTCGTGTATGAATTTTGACGGAGGCTTTGGATCAAGACCGCTGTCTGAAAGCCACGCCGGTTTAATATACTGTTGTCTGGGCTTTCTCTCCGTCACGAACAGACTCGACATCGTCAAGAGAGACGTTCTGGCGTGGTGGTTGTGCGAGCGACAGCTGCCTTCAGGAGGTTTGAACGGGAGACCTGAAAAACTGCCGGACGTGTGCTACTCGTGGTGGGTACTGTCGTCGCTGACCCTGCTGGGGCGGCTTCACTGGATCAGCggagaaaaactgaagaagttCATACTGGCTTGCCAAGACACGGAGAGTGGCGGCTTTTCTGACAGACCAGGGGACGTACCCGACCCCTATCACAGTGTGTTCGGGCTCGCCGCCTTGTCCTTATTGGGACAACCCGAAATCAAAACCGTCAATCCCACATACTGCATGCCCCAACACGTCATAGACAGAATGCAACTGACACCACAGATATTACGTGATTAG